A region from the uncultured Macellibacteroides sp. genome encodes:
- a CDS encoding endonuclease/exonuclease/phosphatase family protein — protein MKKIFYLLIPFLMPLFACGQEKNLQVTDLKVLQINIWQEGTIVYDGFNILVNQIVDLDPDLVTFSEVRNYNGRDFIPRLTAALKLKGKTYYGQSSLSTGIISKYKIEAQEVIYPLVNDRGSVLKARIQVGEKQIVLYSAHLDWLDYACYLPRGYDGNTWKKLEAPVVDTAIISANNRDSYRDEQIKKLIDDASKEKEEGSIILIGGDFNEPSHLDWQENTKEIRDHNGVVLNWDCSILLEKAGYKDCYREQYPDPIVNPGFTFPSANPLVDSSKLTWAPTADERDRIDFIYYYPNPEFGLKEIQIVGPSQSILYGKSVENDSEDRFILPKQGWPTDHKALLGTFQIKR, from the coding sequence ATGAAAAAGATTTTTTATTTATTGATTCCATTCCTCATGCCTTTGTTTGCCTGTGGACAGGAAAAGAATCTGCAAGTTACAGATTTGAAGGTTCTGCAAATAAACATCTGGCAGGAAGGTACAATCGTTTACGATGGATTCAATATCCTCGTTAATCAGATTGTTGATTTAGATCCGGATTTAGTTACATTTAGTGAGGTGCGCAATTATAACGGGCGAGACTTTATTCCCCGTTTAACAGCTGCACTTAAACTAAAAGGGAAAACATACTACGGACAGTCTAGCCTTAGCACTGGAATTATTTCAAAATATAAAATTGAAGCTCAGGAAGTAATATACCCTCTGGTTAACGACCGGGGATCTGTACTCAAAGCCCGCATCCAAGTTGGAGAAAAACAAATTGTCCTTTACTCTGCACACTTAGACTGGTTGGATTATGCCTGTTATCTTCCCCGGGGATATGATGGGAATACCTGGAAAAAGCTTGAGGCCCCTGTTGTGGACACGGCCATAATTTCGGCAAACAACAGAGATTCCTATCGGGATGAACAGATAAAGAAATTGATAGATGATGCTTCCAAAGAAAAAGAAGAAGGTAGTATTATTCTTATTGGTGGTGACTTTAATGAGCCTTCTCATTTAGATTGGCAGGAAAATACCAAAGAAATCCGCGATCATAATGGAGTCGTATTAAATTGGGATTGTTCCATCCTTCTTGAAAAAGCAGGCTATAAGGATTGCTATCGTGAACAATATCCGGATCCAATTGTCAATCCGGGATTTACCTTTCCTTCAGCTAATCCGCTTGTAGATAGCTCGAAGCTTACATGGGCTCCTACTGCAGACGAAAGAGACAGAATAGATTTCATCTATTATTATCCAAATCCGGAATTTGGATTAAAAGAGATCCAGATCGTTGGTCCTTCGCAATCAATCCTATATGGGAAAAGTGTAGAAAATGATAGTGAAGACCGGTTTATCTTACCTAAACAAGGATGGCCTACCGATCACAAAGCCTTACTAGGCACTTTTCAAATCAAAAGGTAA